In Capsicum annuum cultivar UCD-10X-F1 chromosome 11, UCD10Xv1.1, whole genome shotgun sequence, one genomic interval encodes:
- the LOC107848509 gene encoding mitochondrial import inner membrane translocase subunit TIM22-4: MSDPEVKSNDAQSSSQEAKKPQIEPIRMPTVEEIRGQDIWNNCAVRSVVSGVMGGGLGLFMGMFLGALDNPIMQEEMTTRQQIVFQAKQMGRRSWSSCKTFAVMGLVFSAAECTVEKVRAKHDMTNTAVAGCVTGGTLSARGGPKAACMGCAGFATFSVLIEKFLDRYH, encoded by the exons ATGAGTGATCCGGAAGTCAAATCAAATGATGCACAATCAAGCTCCCAAGAAGCTAAAAAGCCCCAGATTGAACCTATTCGGATGCCTACTGTGGAGGAAATAAGGGGCCAAGACATTTGGAACAACTGTGCAGTTCGTAGTGTTGTTAGCGGAGTCATGG GAGGGGGACTTGGGTTGTTCATGGGTATGTTTCTTGGGGCACTGGATAACCCAATAATGCAAGAGGAAATGACTACTAGGCAACAAATTGTATTCCAAGCAAAGCAGATGGGTCGAAGGAGTTGGAGTTCATGCAAGACTTTTGCTGTTATGGGTTTGGTTTTCTCTGCTGCTGAGTGTACTGTTGAGAAG GTACGGGCAAAGCATGACATGACAAATACAGCAGTTGCAGGGTGCGTAACAGGAGGCACATTATCAGCTAGAG GTGGACCAAAAGCTGCGTGCATGGGCTGCGCTGGCTTTGCGACATTTTCAGTCTTGATAGAGAAGTTCTTGGATAGATATCACTAA